Proteins co-encoded in one Malus sylvestris chromosome 9, drMalSylv7.2, whole genome shotgun sequence genomic window:
- the LOC126583719 gene encoding defective in cullin neddylation protein AAR3-like — protein MDPSGSTRFDIFEIYRRFCDIRTGNGYGHGEGYRENDDSQMAKYSREALTQLLYLVESKLHARISIFDEVFKLMLRLDSMVDFSEFSRFYDFVFFMCRENGQKNITVNKAVNAWRVVLAGRFRLLNQWCDFVEKNQRHNISEDTWRQVLAFSRCVHENLEGYDPEGAWPVLIDDFVEHMYRVSGSNNNSSFNCNCGDAESWSCTYDDPLPGLKILPGLKRKLPGEDLHMEEVVPSPALFPYCTDWNPALSTKKSRPMSYIPANWEESTPGNTVDDSMETIRHSSPVNSSKSPCAVEGCLLKGFAGLLSARSCLQFDRDRGVSFSKSHKYRKRLLRGDAV, from the exons ATGGATCCGTCCGGGTCCACTCGATTCGACATCTTTGAGATTTATCGCCGATTCTGCG ATATCAGGACGGGAAATGGATACGGTCACGGTGAAGGATACAGAGAAAATGATGATTCACAGATGGCTAAATATTCAAGGGAGGCATTAACTCAGCTCTTATATCTGGTGGAATCAAAACTGCACGCTAG GATATCAATTTTTGATGAAGTTTTCAAGCTAATGTTGCGGTTGGATTCGATG GTAGACTTTTCTGAATTCTCACGTTTCtatgattttgttttcttcatgTGCCGTGAAAACGGTCAGAAGAATATCA CTGTAAATAAGGCGGTTAATGCATGGAGAGTAGTCCTAGCTGGGAGGTTTCGGTTGCTGAATCAATGGTGTGATTTTGTTGAG AAAAATCAGCGGCATAACATCTCTGAAGATACCTGGCGGCAAGTTTTAGCTTTTAGCCGCTGTGTGCATGAAAATCTGGAAGGGTATGATCCTGAAG GAGCTTGGCCTGTTTTAATAGATGACTTTGTTGAACATATGTACAG GGTTTCCGGATCTAACAATAACTCTAGCTTCAACTGTAACTGTGGTGATGCAGAATCGTGGTCATGTACATATGATGACCCTCTTCCTG GCTTGAAGATTTTACCTGGTTTGAAAAGGAAGTTACCTGGGGAGGACCTTCACATGGAAGAAGTGGTGCCCTCGCCCGCCCTCTTCCCATACTGTACAGACTGGAATCCTGCATTAAGCACTAAGAAAAGTCGGCCAATGTCTTACATACCAGCAAACTGGGAGGAGAGTACACCAGGAAATACTGTGGATGATTCCATGGAAACCATAAGACATAGCAGTCCAGTGAATTCTTCCAAATCTCCATGCGCGGTTGAAGGGTGTCTGTTGAAGGGTTTTGCAGGACTGCTTTCTGCGCGTTCCTGTCTGCAATTTGATCGGGACAGGGGAGTTTCATTTTCAAAGAGTCACAAATATCGAAAGCGTCTTTTACGAGGAGATGCAGTTTAA
- the LOC126583720 gene encoding E3 ubiquitin-protein ligase RING1-like yields MSSQSQSAGSSSDQPPNTTTQPTTSSTLHARDVDSDDTSIVLALPATPAMAEVEAASQTYSFLASYFYPNPPPAAAFAAMAGLALVTALAGATQESIEALPKVTVTEETTAECSICLKELEVGEEAKEMPCNHRFHPVCIVSWLERRPSCPLCRFSMPTRAEAAAQGRGHQTTGVNSIEMVD; encoded by the coding sequence ATGTCTTCCCAATCGCAATCTGCAGGCTCTTCCTCCGACCAACCACCGAATACTACTACTCAACCGACAACGTCCTCCACACTACACGCACGCGACGTCGACTCCGACGATACGTCCATTGTACTAGCCCTACCAGCTACCCCAGCGATGGCAGAAGTCGAAGCAGCATCCCAAACGTACAGTTTCCTCGCCTCTTATTTTTATCCAAATCCCCCGCCTGCCGCTGCCTTTGCGGCCATGGCGGGCCTGGCGTTGGTGACGGCCTTGGCTGGGGCCACCCAGGAGTCGATAGAAGCCTTGCCGAAGGTGACGGTGACGGAGGAAACAACGGCGGAGTGCAGTATCTGTTTGAAGGAGTTGGAGGTTGGGGAGGAAGCCAAGGAGATGCCATGTAACCATAGGTTTCATCCGGTTTGCATTGTTAGCTGGCTCGAGAGGCGTCCTTCCTGCCCGCTTTGCCGGTTTTCGATGCCTACGAGGGCGGAGGCGGCCGCACAAGGGCGAGGACATCAAACCACCGGGGTGAATTCGATTGAAATGGTTGATTAG
- the LOC126582522 gene encoding uncharacterized protein LOC126582522, translated as MSQESSNASVAVAASIGSFMEEAWMTKPFLSDEWRCCSICLECLNSEEADKEVTLPCKHKFHSACIQTWLAKRDICPLCGINVKPAVQLCRINVKLDVPAMMEENDEINVWVNMITNMAQLWHFDSL; from the coding sequence ATGTCCCAAGAATCCAGCAACGCTTCTGTAGCGGTGGCGGCATCGATAGGATCATTCATGGAGGAAGCATGGATGACGAAGCCTTTTCTGTCGGACGAGTGGCGGTGCTGCAGTATTTGCTTGGAATGCTTGAACAGTGAAGAAGCCGATAAGGAGGTAACATTGCCTTGTAAGCATAAGTTTCACTCGGCTTGTATTCAAACCTGGCTCGCCAAGCGCGATATATGTCCGCTCTGCGGGATCAATGTTAAGCCTGCCGTGCAGCTCTGCAGGATCAATGTTAAGCTTGACGTGCCGGCAATGATGGAAGAAAACGATGAGATCAACGTGTGGGTGAATATGATCACCAATATGGCTCAACTATGGCACTTTGATAGTCTTTGA
- the LOC126583721 gene encoding pentatricopeptide repeat-containing protein At5g50390, chloroplastic-like — MEIPVLRYQNLALDQIQSGSSFHFSFSDPKFLRRRSLSLFSGYCFQFNRRKWRNPLPHIRCSSVEQELKSRPKPVPSKIEVDEPKGAPLEDTQIVKRNTGLCSQIEKLVLCNRYREALELFEILEFEGGYELAGSTYDALVSACIILKSIRGVKRVSNYMISNGFELDQYMRNRVLLMHVKCGMMIDARRLFDEMPVRNQVSWNTIIGGLVDSGNFMEAFRLFLIMWQEFSDAGSRTFATMIRASAGFGLIFAGKQFHSCCLKMGLGADIFVSCALIDMYSKCGSIEDAQWVFDEMPRKTTVGWNTIIAGYALHGYSEEALGMYYDMRDSGVKMDHFTFSMIIRICARLASPEHAKQAHAGLVRHGFGLDIVANTSLVDFYSKWGRIEDARHVFDQMPLKNVISWNALIAGYGNHGRGDEAVEMFEKMLREGMVPNHVTFLAVLSACSHSGLSERGWEIFESMSRDHKIKPRAMHYACMIELLGREGLLDEAYALIIDAPFDPTANMWAALLTACRVHENLELGKFAAEKLYGMEPDKLSNYIVLLNIYNSSGKLREAAGVVQTLRRKGLRMLPACTWIEIKKQVHIFRSGEKSHAKTREIYQKVDDLISKITEHGYTPEEKYLLPDVDEHEQTSFYHSEKLAIAYGLINTSDGTPLQIVQSHRICGDCHSAVKLIARVTGREIIVRDASRFHHFKDGSCSCGNYW, encoded by the coding sequence ATGGAGATCCCGGTGTTGCGGTATCAAAACTTGGCGTTGGATCAGATCCAGAGCGGATCCAGCTTCCATTTTTCGTTCTCGGATCCTAAGTTCTTAAGGCGGAGATCGTTATCTCTGTTTTCTGGGTACTGTTTCCAGTTCAATCGACGAAAATGGAGGAACCCATTGCCGCATATCAGGTGTTCCTCAGTGGAGCAGGAGCTGAAGTCGCGCCCGAAGCCCGTGCCGTCGAAAATCGAGGTCGATGAGCCCAAGGGAGCGCCTTTGGAAGATACCCAGATCGTTAAACGCAATACTGGGCTGTGTAGTCAGATCGAGAAGCTGGTTTTGTGTAATCGGTACCGAGAAGCACTTGAATTGTTTGAGATTTTGGAGTTTGAAGGCGGGTATGAATTGGCGGGTAGTACTTATGACGCGTTGGTGAGCgcttgtattattttgaaatcgaTTAGGGGGGTTAAGAGGGTTTCTAATTACATGATTAGTAATGGGTTTGAGTTGGATCAGTATATGAGGAACAGGGTGCTGCTTATGCATGTGAAATGTGGGATGATGATTGATGCACGTAGGCTTTTCGATGAAATGCCTGTGAGAAACCAGGTTTCTTGGAACACGATAATCGGGGGCCTTGTGGATTCGGGGAATTTCATGGAGGCCTTCCGGTTGTTTCTAATTATGTGGCAGGAGTTTTCTGATGCTGGGTCACGGACTTTTGCCACCATGATTCGGGCATCGGCTGGGTTCGGACTCATTTTTGCTGGAAAACAGTTTCATTCTTGTTGTTTGAAGATGGGGCTAGGTGCTGATATATTCGTGTCTTGTGCGTTGATCGATATGTACAGCAAGTGTGGGAGTATCGAAGATGCTCAGTGGGTTTTTGATGAGATGCCACGGAAGACGACGGTAGGATGGAATACCATCATTGCAGGTTATGCACTTCATGGTTACAGTGAGGAAGCTCTGGGTATGTACTATGACATGCGTGATTCCGGTGTTAAGATGGACCATTTCACATTTTCCATGATCATAAGAATCTGTGCAAGGTTGGCTTCACCGGAACATGCTAAGCAAGCTCATGCAGGTCTAGTTCGTCATGGTTTTGGGTTAGATATAGTGGCCAACACATCACTCGTTGACTTCTATAGCAAATGGGGAAGAATAGAAGACGCTCGTCATGTTTTTGACCAGATGCCTCTCAAGAACGTAATATCTTGGAATGCTTTAATTGCTGGGTATGGTAATCATGGCCGGGGCGATGAGGCTGTTGAGATGTTTGAGAAGATGCTTCGGGAAGGAATGGTACCTAATCATGTTACATTTCTTGCTGTATTGTCTGCTTGCAGTCATTCTGGTTTATCAGAACGTGGATGGGAGATTTTTGAATCAATGAGCAGGGATCACAAGATCAAGCCCCGGGCGATGCATTATGCTTGTATGATTGAATTGCTAGGTCGAGAGGGGCTTTTGGATGAAGCTTATGCACTAATAATAGACGCTCCCTTTGATCCTACGGCAAATATGTGGGCTGCCCTGCTAACAGCTTGTCGAGTCCATGAGAATTTAGAGCTCGGAAAATTTGCAGCAGAAAAACTTTATGGGATGGAACCTGATAAGCTAAGTAATTATATTGTGCTCTTAAATATATACAACAGTTCTGGGAAGTTGAGGGAGGCTGCTGGTGTCGTTCAGACTCTAAGACGGAAAGGTTTGAGAATGCTTCCGGCATGCACTTGGATCGAAATTAAAAAGCAGGTGCATATTTTTCGTTCTGGAGAAAAAAGCCACGCCAAAACAAGAGAGATCTACCAGAAAGTGGATGACTTGATAAGCAAGATTACAGAACACGGTTACACCCCTGAGGAGAAGTATCTACTTCCTGATGTCGATGAACATGAGCAGACGTCATTTTACCACAGCGAGAAACTGGCCATCGCTTATGGTCTGATCAATACTTCGGATGGGACACCACTGCAAATTGTGCAGAGTCACCGCATTTGCGGAGACTGCCATTCTGCAGTTAAGTTAATTGCGAGGGTTACGGGAAGGGAAATCATAGTGAGGGACGCCAGCAGATTCCACCATTTCAAGGATGGGAGTTGCTCTTGTGGAAATTACTGGTGA